From one Herpetosiphon gulosus genomic stretch:
- a CDS encoding PH domain-containing protein translates to MNRWWAKRTMRVWVALAITVLIIGATIWATMQLLADIAGTATTWRIDLTTFAWFASAVSGFLISVIMLYRVGSALTLHYRVDRNALTIHWLGNTAVVPMNLITAVEPSVAVKQKPGLLTRFGYTSGVGQAVDEQVLNFFSTQPAEQALLLRTTGGSYVITPAQRDSFIQEVESRLNLGVVQVQSEGVVRSTRIAYDFWLNNAVRWALVVGLLLNFAVWGLIAWRYNQLPLEVPIRIDATGAVSGVEAREQLLALPLVGLLAWLINAGFGALVYRTSRAGAFALLIGSSVVQLFLGVAVWVVVRG, encoded by the coding sequence ATGAATCGATGGTGGGCCAAACGAACGATGCGAGTATGGGTTGCCCTAGCAATTACCGTGCTGATCATTGGCGCAACGATTTGGGCAACCATGCAATTGCTTGCCGATATCGCTGGTACTGCCACCACATGGCGCATCGATTTAACTACATTTGCTTGGTTTGCATCAGCAGTTTCGGGCTTTTTGATTAGCGTGATTATGCTGTATCGGGTTGGGAGTGCCTTAACTTTGCACTATCGGGTCGATCGCAATGCCTTGACGATTCACTGGTTGGGGAATACTGCGGTTGTGCCGATGAACTTGATTACAGCGGTTGAGCCAAGTGTGGCTGTGAAGCAAAAGCCTGGTTTGCTCACTCGTTTTGGTTATACTAGCGGGGTTGGTCAGGCAGTTGATGAGCAGGTTTTGAATTTCTTTAGCACCCAACCTGCCGAACAAGCCCTGCTTTTACGCACCACGGGCGGTAGTTATGTAATTACTCCAGCCCAACGTGATAGCTTTATCCAAGAGGTCGAAAGCCGGCTTAATTTGGGGGTGGTGCAAGTTCAAAGCGAAGGTGTAGTGCGCTCTACGCGGATTGCCTATGATTTTTGGTTGAATAATGCGGTGCGCTGGGCGCTGGTGGTTGGGCTGTTGCTCAATTTTGCAGTTTGGGGCTTAATTGCTTGGCGCTATAACCAACTGCCGCTTGAAGTACCAATTCGGATTGATGCCACAGGTGCAGTTAGTGGAGTCGAAGCCCGCGAACAACTGTTAGCCTTGCCCTTGGTTGGGTTGCTCGCTTGGCTGATCAATGCTGGATTTGGGGCATTGGTGTATCGAACTTCACGGGCTGGGGCGTTTGCCTTATTAATTGGTAGCTCGGTGGTTCAACTCTTTTTAGGTGTGGCAGTTTGGGTGGTGGTGCGCGGCTAG